In the Leishmania donovani BPK282A1 complete genome, chromosome 29 genome, one interval contains:
- a CDS encoding protein kinase, putative, whose amino-acid sequence MLRMNRNQEDSIQPESNKDVMVHARAQSVTKSVQHRPSPHENDVDGAADAPPRRAAGARSRSPPLPSAQQRGCTRVESTSCAYTLREEIGRGEYGRVFLADATPHQLQPQLPLQHSQSASFLPSPTSGVVVGLGSKGRSEPRNAGGRPSRMVLKRMDNTSVEDGLQAATLREIMVLDEVSAGTSNRDRVERDAFRRGRAVFRPATAAPSNTHVQEGFPSSFVDHNRYCSGGAAEDEWDDAALSSSGPLRIGALDALSAQQRRRISRGRQHLIGIRDAILRPREQLAYVVMDYCEGGDLWHFMRDLKVSVRSSSGKFGDIMSTRVFRRWSVELILALGFLHSHNIAHRDLKPQNLMLAKRTDAILSSSFAVDSANGGELCDIEGAPAGELYTLKVGDFGLSRLEGIPYKKYVHEAVTLWYRSPDVLLGNTNYTYSADAWSLGCILVEMASGTVLFKGKDEADELRHIFTRGCRPSPSIFPRMRDYHYCEQYAEVLNRYQEADTENMTSEELMQMQLERISRHLRAFLRDRHALELLGDAGVDLVARLLILDPERRLTVLEAMNHRFFTNAYAEVYGADG is encoded by the coding sequence ATGTTACGGATGAACCGGAATCAGGAAGATAGCATCCAGCCGGAGAGCAACAAAGATGTGATGGTCCACGCAAGAGCACAATCTGTCACCAAGAGCGTTCAACACCGGCCTTCTCCACATGAAAATGATGTAGACGGTGCAGCTGATGCTCCGCCCCGCCGCGCGGCGGGGGCAAGGTCCCGAtcgccgcctttgccgtcggcgcagcagcgcgggtGCACCAGAGTCGAAAGTACATCGTGCGCGTACACCCTTCGGGAAGAGATTGGGCGAGGTGAGTACGGTCGTGTGTTCCTAGCAGATGCGACACCCCATCAACTTCAACCGCAGCTTCCCCTGCAACACTCTCAGTCGGCATCCTTCTTGCCGTCCCCTACAAGCGGGGTGGTTGTGGGGCTGGGGTCGAAAGGGCGCAGCGAACCGCGAAACGCCGGCGGTCGGCCTAGTCGCATGGTTCTGAAGCGCATGGACAACACCAGTGTCGAGGACGGGTTGCAGGCCGCCACGCTACGAGAAATCATGGTGCTGGACGAGGTGAGCGCCGGAACTTCCAACCGGGATCGTGTGGAGCGGGACGCGTTTCGCCGTGGCCGGGCCGTGTTTCGgccagccacggcggcgccatccaacacgcacgtgcaggaGGGTTTTCCTTCCTCGTTTGTGGACCACAACCGCTACTgctccggcggcgccgcagaggaTGAGTGGGATGACGCGGCTTTATCCTCGTCCGGGCCGCTGCGCATAGGCGCCTTGGACGCGCTGTCGGCTCAGCAGAGACGGCGCATCAGCCGCGGGCGGCAGCATCTCATTGGGATTCGGGACGCAATACTGCGGCCGCGCGAGCAACTCGCCTACGTGGTGATGGATTACTGCGAAGGCGGTGACCTGTGGCACTTCATGCGGGATTTGAAAGTCTCCGTGCGATCCTCTTCGGGAAAGTTCGGTGATATAATGTCGACGCGGGTGTTTCGGCGCTGGTCGGTCGAGCTGATCTTGGCGCTGGGCTTTCTGCACTCGCACAACATCGCCCATCGCGACCTGAAGCCGCAGAATTTGATGCTCGCCAAGCGCACAGATGCGATACTCTCTTCATCCTTTGCCGTTGACAgcgccaacggcggcgaGTTGTGTGATATCGAGGGTGCGCCGGCCGGGGAGCTGTACACGTTGAAGGTTGGCGACTTTGGCCTCTCGCGGCTGGAGGGGATCCCGTACAAAAAGTACGTGCACGAGGCAGTCACGCTTTGGTACCGCAGCCCAGATGTACTTCTCGGAAACACAAACTACACCTACTCCGCAGACGCCTGGTCGCTGGGGTGCATTCTAGTAGAAATGGCCTCGGGCACTGTCCTCTTCAAGGGCAAGGACGAGGCAGACGAGCTGCGGCACATTTTcacgcgcggctgccgcccgtCCCCCTCAATCTTTCCACGAATGCGGGACTACCATTACTGCGAGCAATACGCGGAGGTTCTGAACCGGTATCAGGAGGCGGACACTGAGAACATGACCTCGGAGGAGCTCATGCAGAtgcagctggagcgcatcagccgccacctgcgcgcgTTTCTGCGCGACCGTCACGCCCTCGAGCTGCTTGGCGATGCAGGGGTTGACCTGGTTGCCCGGCTGCTGATCCTCGATCCGGAGCGCCGCCTTACCGTTCTGGAGGCGATGAACCACCGCTTCTTCACGAACGCGTATGCTGAGGTCTACGGCGCGGATGGATAG
- a CDS encoding rab-GDP dissociation inhibitor, putative, with protein MEETYDAIVCGTGLVECVLSGLLSVNGYKVLHVDRNAYYGGESASLNLEQLYQKFNKGTPPASMGRSHLYNVDLIPKVLMCAGELVKILRATVVDRYNMEFMLLDCSFVMKDGKIAKVPATEMEALSSSLMGFFEKRRLRNFLQYVSGYNVKDSRTYKGYNLQTMSMQQLFKEFDLGSDTISFVGHAMALQNNEDYLHKPAIDTVMRCKLYENSFLMYNRSPYVYPLYGSGELPQAFSRLSAVYGGTYMLQTPVDKVNFDANGAFESIESGGKKAFAKLVLGDPSYFPDRVRSCGQVVRCIAIMDHPIPNLKVAANACQIIIPQSELRRRNDVYILQLCEEDKVCPEGKFIVMIGTVVEHPGNPKADLEAGLKLIGPTLETFISVSDLYEPLEDGSTSRCFISKSYDAATHFESAAEDILNLFERIHGKPYSFEAIKRAGEEVHA; from the coding sequence ATGGAGGAGACGTACGATGCGATCGTGTGCGGGACGGGCCTGGTGGAGTGCGTGCTGTCTGGCCTGCTGTCCGTGAACGGCTACAAGGTGCTGCACGTGGACCGCAACGCTTACTACGGCGGTGAAAGCGCCTCGTTGAACCTGGAACAGCTCTACCAGAAGTTTAACAAGGGCACGCCGCCGGCTTCCATGGGCCGCAGCCATCTCTACAACGTCGATCTGATCCCGAAGGTGCTCATGTGCGCCGGTGAGCTGGTCAAGATCCtgcgcgccaccgtcgtggaTCGCTACAACATGGAGTTCATGTTGCTCGACTGCTCCTTTGTGATGAAGGACGGCAAGATCGCCAAGGTTCCGGCgacggagatggaggcgctgtCGTCATCGCTGATGGGGTTCTTCGAGAAACGCCGCCTGCGCAACTTCCTCCAGTACGTGTCCGGCTACAACGTGAAGGACAGTCGCACCTACAAGGGCTACAATCTGCAAACCATGtcgatgcagcagctcttcaaGGAGTTCGACCTTGGCAGCGACACCATCAGCTTCGTGGGGCACGCCATGGCGCTGCAGAACAACGAAGACTACTTGCACAAGCCAGCCATCGACACCGTGATGCGGTGCAAGTTGTACGAGAACTCTTTCTTGATGTACAACCGCTCCCCGTACGTGTACCCGCTCTATGGTAGTGGCGAGCTTCCGCAGGCCTTCTCGCGCCTGTCGGCCGTGTACGGCGGCACCTACATGCTTCAGACGCCTGTGGACAAGGTGAACTTTGACGCGAACGGTGCCTTCGAGTCCATCGAGAGCGGTGGCAAAAAGGCGTTCGCGAAGCTGGTGCTGGGCGATCCGTCGTACTTTCCGGACCGTGTCAGATCGTGTGGTCAGGTggtgcgctgcatcgcgaTCATGGACCACCCTATCCCCAACCTAAAGGTGGCCGCCAACGCGTGCCAGATCATTATCCCACAGtcggagctgcgccgcaggaACGACGTGTACAtcctgcagctgtgcgaaGAAGACAAGGTGTGCCCCGAGGGCAAGTTCATTGTGATGATCGGCACCGTGGTCGAGCATCCGGGGAACCCCAAGGCTGACCTGGAGGCCGGCCTCAAGCTGATCGGTCCCACGCTGGAGACGTTCATTTCTGTCTCTGACTTGTACGAGCCGCTCGAGGACGGAAGCACGAGCCGCTGCTTCATCAGCAAGAGTTACGATGCCGCCACGCACTTCGAGAGCGCCGCGGAGGACATCCTCAACCTCTTCGAGCGCATCCACGGCAAGCCGTACAGTTTCGAGGCCATCAAGCGCGCAGGTGAGGAGGTGCATGCATAg
- a CDS encoding C-8 sterol isomerase-like protein: MASFKCTSLLLISVVAVVIAFFAYVDQPSHWVYDPVRLQQIAQQSIATAHAANGGKATAKQVTDETIRLILENYPKTTRYTGHWLWNNAGGAMGSMTVLHCSFSEYLIIFGSSVGTEGHTGRYFWADDFFNILVGEQWAALPGVEEKEVYRPGDQHILPRGSAKQYRMPEECWALEYARGNIVSMLFFGFADMFSSTLDVVTIYQTVMESAGNMIRNTLMGKI, from the coding sequence ATGGCGTCGTTCAAGTGCACCAGCCTTCTCTTGATCAGCGTCGTGGCGGTCGTCATAGCCTTTTTTGCGTACGTGGATCAACCATCGCATTGGGTGTACGACCCCGTGCGCCTGCAACAGATTGCGCAGCAGAGCATTGCCACCGCCCATGCGGCAAACGGGGGCAAGGCGACGGCAAAGCAGGTAACAGACGAGACCATTCGTCTGATCCTGGAGAACTACCCGAAAACGACGCGATACACGGGCCACTGGCTCTGGAACAACGCAGGCGGGGCTATGGGGTCCATGACGGTGCTGCACTGCTCCTTCTCAGAGTACCTGATTATCTTTGGCTCCTCTGTCGGCACGGAGGGGCACACGGGTCGCTACTTCTGGGCTGACGACTTCTTCAACATCCTCGTTGGCGAGCagtgggcagcgctgcccggggtggaagagaaagaggttTACCGCCCAGGAGATCAGCACATCTTGCCACGCGGCTCAGCGAAGCAGTATCGCATGCCCGAAGAGTGCTGGGCTCTCGAGTACGCCCGCGGTAACATCGTATCGATGCTTTTCTTCGGCTTCGCTGACATGTTCAGCTCCACGCTGGATGTGGTGACCATCTACCAGACGGTGATGGAAAGCGCCGGCAACATGATTAGGAATACCTTGATGGGCAAAATCTGA